Part of the Methanobrevibacter sp. genome, ATTGGTTCTTTTTCTTCTTGGTAATTTAAGTTGTGAATTCCTTTTTCATTTGGTTGGTCTTTTAGTTTTTCACCACTCATTTCCCTGGCGATTTCAGCTCTGATTCTAGCTTCCATTTCTTCAGGGGTTTCATTTCTAGGAATGGTTTTTTGTGGAACTTCTTCAACAACAGGTCTAGGTTTATATTCTTTTCTGGTTAAAGATCCATATTGAGCTTCGTCTTTTGCAAGTTGTTCTCCTAATGGAACTTCATTTTCTTCAAAGTACAAATCATCTAAATATTTTTCATATTTGTCTTCAAGTTCCTGTCTTGCGTGTGTTGTTGGAGGTTCATAATTATGATCTGGATATATATACTCTGGTTCTTCAGCAACTGGTTGTTGAGGAACTTCAGTCTGTGGAATGTATTCGTATTCAGTTTGAGGAACTTCCTGCACTTGTGGTGCTTCCTGTACTTGAGGTGCTTCTTGATAAATACTTTCATTATCACTGATATATGATGATTCGAGTCCTCCGCTGTATTCAATACTGTCTTTTATATTGTATGGGGAATCGTCACTAATAACTTTATATTCCTGAACAGGTTCTTCTTGAGCATATGGTATTTCATATTCTTCCTGTGGCTGGTAGATATTTTCTTCTTGTACCGGTTCGTTTTGCACAGGTTGCTGTTGGGTATTGTCCAGTCCGAGGCCGACAATTTTTTCCAGGCAATCTTTACAATAAACTTTTCCGGCAATTTCCAAACCACATTCTTTACAAATAGATTTTCCACATATTGCACAAATATCTGTTCCTTCTCTTTCTGGGTGATAATGACATTCCATAAGTATACACTCTCATTGATAAATTTTATTAATGATTATATTTATGATTTTTATTTATATATAAGTTTTCATAGTTTAGGAAGTTTTGTCAATAATTTTTTCAGCCACTATTTCTGATGCGATTAAATCATCAGTTGTTGCAAGGAAACTCCCTAAGCTTTCACTGTCTATTTTATATTCAATTGTTTCATTATTTATATTGCCTTTAACATAATTCTCATTATCAACTTCCAGTGAATCATATATTAAGGAAGCTGATTCGTTATATTTGTATTTTAATGTTAATGTTGATTTAATTTTCATTTTTTTCACATTTGCAAATTATATATTAATATTTTCAGTTGATGATATTTATCTTATTCCATGGATTTTATGGTAACCTTTATTAATAACTTAATTAATATATTTAAGTATTCTATATATTACGATATATAATTTTTATATAGCTATTTTCAAACTCAAATTTCATAGCTATTTTTTTCAATTGAACATGATTTTCATGTTATTTTTATTTCGGAGGAATTATAATGGTTCGTGCTTATACAAGAAGAGATTATATTAGAAAAACCCCAAACTCAAGAATCGTACAATATGATAT contains:
- a CDS encoding KEOPS complex subunit Pcc1, whose translation is MKIKSTLTLKYKYNESASLIYDSLEVDNENYVKGNINNETIEYKIDSESLGSFLATTDDLIASEIVAEKIIDKTS